The DNA segment CACAACCTGCAGCTGCACCGCTTGCGGTGGTGGTATGGTGGACGCAGAGGTCTCAGGAGTAGGATTCGGTGACGCTGGTGATAAGGGCACGTTGCGTTGTGTGTAACCGTCGCAGTAGTAGCCCTTAGAGTAGGTTTTGTTACACGCTCCCGGCTCGGGCAGAAAGCCTGTTTCCGCATACAGGCCGAGAGACCCGTCGGTGTTAACGTCGCCACTTTTGTTTTGTCGCCTAAATGCGACATCTTGCGAAAAGTCGCCACATGATGTGTTCAGCAAAACGATAAAAAGCGATATAACGCGTTTCATTTTATGCACCATAAAGTTTAGTTTGGATTCGGAATCAACTAAAAACTTTATCGGCACGAACGCATGAAAAGTTTAGCAACTGCTAAAAATTGAACAAATGTAGGGTGTTGGAGAGAGGAATGGAGGCGCCGATCGGATTCGAACCGATGCATCGCGGATTTGCAATCCGCTCCCTTAGCCACTTGGGTACGGCGCCAGTGTCTCGGTAAGGAGTTGCATTTATGGCAAGAAACCCGAGACCATGCAAGAGGATTCTAGAATAGATTCATGATCATGCTCATGCCGAGACTGGTATTATCCAGAGTGACTGGATCGCTGCCGAACGGGAACATCTTGGCGTACACGTTGAAGTACAGGCCCTGAGCGGCCGTGATGCCAAAGCCGACTTGCTGGAAGTCAGGGTTTCGTCGGTACTTGTACCGGGGTGCCATTTCACGGGTATGAGCGTAGGTAAAGGCGGTCATAGTGCGGAAGTTGACGATATCGTTGAAGCGGTACTCAAACACCGGGTCGATATAAAACTGCGTCTCGACCTGATTCTGCCGCCGGAACTTGCTACCCTCCTGAAAAGTATTGAAGTATCCATTGAAGATCAGCCCCAGAGTGGCGTTAGGGAAGACCTCGACCACGGAGTCGCTGAAAAAGCCGAAGCCATTGAGGTAGCCGTTGACGTCCCGGTAACGGTGGTTGGTGTAAAACTTGGCTGACACTCCGGCCCTTACCATGACAGGTCCCAGGCTGTAGCGTCGCGCTAGGTCGATATAGGGGTCGGAGATCCTGGTGTTCTTAGGGCCCTGGAACGGCGTCTCTGTGCCGATGCCGGTACCGAGTCCCATGGTCGTTTGTGAATCGAGGCGATTGCGGACCGCGAAAGATCCCGTCATGAGGACGACGGGAGGTGGCAGGATATTGCCTGGGTTGGGGGCCTCAGCCGACAACGGGTTGCGCAGCGGTGGACCGCTATAATTGAGGTTAAATTGGCCGCTCCAGGGGGATTTAGATCCATCGAGTGCACGCATGCGCTCGTTCTTGATGACAGGAGCTGCTGGGGCGGAGGATTCAGGAGCCTTTTCGACGGCGCCTTTGCTCTCAGTCGCGGTGCCATCGGCTGCTAGTGCCTTGGCACCCAATCCCGCGCCCAGACAGGCGATGGGGAAGACGATCCGCGAGAGTTTATTCAAGATCCGCGAGAAGTTGAGACCGAAGCTTGATGGCTTCAAGGTATGCCCCTAGAATCAAATAGTTTGACGGAGGTTTAGCGTGACGATCAGGTGCGCCATGGCGAACCCAAGGGGCGCTTTATACCGACCCTAGCTAGGGTCGTCACCCACTTTTTAGGGCAGAGTCATGAACATTGTCGTTGCCGGAGGGACTGGTCTGGTAGGTAGGGAGTTGCTGAGGCAGCTCACGTCACGACATGATCACAACGTCACTGCAATAGTGAGGAGGTCGGGTGCACTGGCGCCCTTTACCGAGGTGCACGAGTACCCATTTGCCTACGACGATCCTTTGGCCTATCAAGCACTGGAATTGGGCACCCTGCCGTGCGATGTACTCCTGATAGCGCTCGGAACCACCATCCGCGAGGCCGGATCGCAGGCAGCGTTTCGCAAGGTGGATCTCGATTATCCGGTTAAACTTGCCAGTGCTGCGGCGGCTTGTAACCCCAAGTTGATCATCGGCGTCGTCTCTTCGGTGGGTGCGGCAAGACCCAGCGGGTTTTACCTGCGCACCAAGCATGAGATGGAGCAGGGTCTCACAGCGCTCGGCGTGGCCTGTGTCATTGCCAGGCCCTCACTGCTGCTAGGCGACCGCCCTGAGCGTCGGTTGGGTGAGCACCTGGCGAGCAAGATCCTGCCGCCTCTACTTAACGCAGTCGGGCGCGTGGGACTTGCGGCAAAGCTCACGCAGTACCGTCCGATCACCGCGAGCCAGGTGGCGACCGCCCTCATTCGTGAGGCCGTCCTCAAGAGTCCGTGCGGTACCGTCGTCATTGAAGGTGACGAGTTTTACGCCGATAGATCCGCCGTGTGATCCTGAGTCGGCCGATGAATGTGGCGCACAGGACAGCTGGCCAACTTGGGGCGATTAGATACGCCTAGTTCTTTGATGGTGAAGCCGTTCGGGTAGGTGCGACGTTTCATGGCGAGACGCCAGTGCGGTTTACGCGGCAAAAGCTGGTCGATACGTCCACGAGTCCTCAGTGCATACTCAACGATGAGGCGGATGAATTTTCCAGCTGGAGTAATGCCGAAGGCAGCGCACATCCGTGGTGACATGATGGCCGGCAATAGTTTTGCTGTAAGGATTGAAAGCGGAAATGGTAGATTCCTGGCAACCGTTGGTACTACGCCTTTGTAAAGCATCAGGTTGTTGTCACTGTAGACCATGCACTCCGCCTCATAACGCGTGTGGTAGGCGCGCATTGCTTCGAGGTCGGTAAAGAGATCGGTGATTCCCATGAGTTTGCCAACGGCAATCCAAAAGTGAAACAGAGCCTGCTCTTCCACCGGCATCAAGGGACGCCAGCCGTAGGATGACATCCAAATAATCGGATCAATCACGAAGGTCGACAGTACATACAGCATCTGGTCGTTGGTGATAGGATGCACGGCATGCATGCGATTGATGCGGCGAATTGCCTCGCGACCCTCGACACTGGTGTAACCGCGCTCGATAAACATCGAGAGCAGGAGATCTGTGTCGTCGTAGCGCTTTTGCGTGTGATCAAGGAATTCGCGGGAATCTACCAAGATCTTTGCGATCGAGGGGACCGAAAAGGTCTTTAGTAGGGCCAGCTCGATCGAACGCACTAAATCAAAGGCCCAGGTGTCTACAACCATCCATTTGACGATAGTCTCGTGATCTCTCACAGGATCCATCTTTAGATAGGACGGTTGAGCCATAAGCCTGGGCCTCCTCAGTTAATTTGCGCCGCGTTTGATTGCCTCGTACTCGTGGTTGAATTTTTCACCGAAACGCGCGCACCCTTTGTCGTCAACGGCACCGCGCACACTACGTATGGTGGAAAACTCACCACCGCCCTGACCTTCGAAGCTGGTGATGAGTGCGCCAGTCTTAGCGTTCTCGATCGTGCCACGAATGTAGGGCGTATGAATCATGATAACAAAAATTTTCGTAAGTGGGGTTGCCGAAGATAGCATCGGCGTCTGATCTTTCGAGAGATCGTAGCTTGCCTTGATGCGGTAGTCGGCGTCTTCAGCCGTCACTTCAATCTTGTTGGGGACACACTGGCGCGCCTCCTGATTGAATTTCCAGTCGCTCATGGTCCAGCGTAGCTCATCGGCATGAGCAAACAGACGACGCTTTACGAGTCGCCCTCGGTCCTCGAAGCTGACGTCCAACCAGTCCGTAGTCTTGGATTTGTGATAGCTTTGCCAAGCCCACTGCACTTTATGTGCGGCATCGGAGACCACCGAAAACGCCCAACCGTCGATGGCAAAGTTCCAGCGGCCCCAGGAATTCTCCCGGTAGCCGTGACCGCTCACCTCAATCGTTTGGCCAGTTATTAAATTAGTGATGGTTCCTTCGACCTGCGTTCTGGGCCACTGCATGTGTACGGTCCACTTTTCCCCTGGCAGGTGGCCCATGTCGTAGCCAGTGATGGGGCCAAACGGCACGCCGGCTTGGTCCGTGGCGCGCTCAGTCCATTCTGGTGTTATCTTCAGATCCCACGCGGCATCCTTGGTCTTACCTTTGAGTTCAAATTGGCCGCCGGCAGGAGTCACCGTCTCGAGCTCGTTCAATGCGGCAAAGAATCCCTGTTTATCGTCTTTAGCTTGAAAGCCCTTGCCGTCAGCTGCAATGGAGGGGCTTTGCTGGAGGCGCTCGTAGTTAGATAACCAACTGCCATCGGCCCATTTACCGGCGACGGCAACACTCGCCCCCGACGGCATGACGGAAAACGGTAGTGATGGTATCTCGCTTGGGACGATGGCACCGTCGTTACTGGGTTTACCGAGGCGACCTTTGGGGTCGGCCAGGACGAATCCAATGGAGCCGGTGAATTTGCCGTCCCGGTCGTGCACCATAAAATACTGCCATTCGAAGGTGAAGCCATCTACAGGCGAACCGGACGTATAGGGAGCGTTCAGTATATTCCAACCGGCGTGAACCTTATCGGTATCCGAAGGACTGGCCGCTAGGAGAGACGGGGAGGCTGATACGATCGCAATGAGTAGTTTAGTTTTCAGTCGCATAGTGAAGCCTTTTATTGAGCCGTTGATGGAATACCGATCGCGATCGTCATTATGACTAGTCGTCGCCGTTGCGGGCAAGCCCGGATTGACCAAAAGCAAGTGGCCACGTAGAGTCAGGACTAGTATTCCCACAAAATTTTTGCAAGGAGCGTGCATGTCGAGGACAGCGTACATCTACGATGCTATACGTACGCCACGGGGTAAGGGCAAGAGCGATGGCAAGCTGTATGAGCTGAAGCCAATAAGCCTGCTAAGTCAGCAGCTTGAGGCCTTGCGCCACCGCAATAATCTCCCGACAAATCGTGTGTCCGACATCGTCACGGGCTGCGTTACGGCCGTTGGCGAGCAGGGAATGAATATCGCTAAGGCTGCTGCCCTCCATGCACAATGGGATACCGGTGTCGCAGGCGTCACGATCAACCGGTTCTGTGCCTCGGGGCTTGAAGCTATCAATCTCGCCGCTGCAAAAGTGATGAGTGGCTTTGAAGACTTAGTGGTGGCAGGAGGCGTGGAGTCAATGTCGCGGGTGACCATGGGGGCCGACGGCGGGCCATGGGCGCAGGATCCCGAGACAAATCGCATCGCTGGATTCGCGCCGCAGGGCATCGGTGCGGACCTCATTGCAACGATGGACGGCTTCAGTCGCGAGCAAGTTGATGAGTTTGCACTGCGTTCCCACCAGAAAGCGGCTTCAGCTCGCAGTCAGAAACTCTTCGCCGCCTCCCAGGTGCCTGTGGTCGATCAAAATGGGCTCGTGATTTTAGATCAAGATGAAACCATCCGGCCAGATACCTCGGTCGCGGCCTTGTCACAGCTAAAAGCTTCGTTCACCAAGATCGGTGACTTGGGTTTTGACGGCGTGGCCTATCACCGCTATCCCGGCGTTGAGAAAATACATCACGTGCATACCGCTGGAAACTCTTCAGGTATCAGCGATGGCGCTGCGGCCGTTCTGATTGGTAGCAAGTCTATTGGTGATGAACTGGGCCTAAAACCCAAGGCGCGCATTGTCGCGTCCGCCGTAGTTGGAAGTGAGCCAACTATTATGCTTACTGGTCCAGTACCGGCAACGATGCTAGCGCTGAAACGCGCAAATCTCAGTATTAAAGACATCGATCTCTTCGAGGTCAATGAAGCCTTCGCGTCTGTGGTATTGAAGTTTCAAAAAGACACGGGCGTGCCCTGGGACAAAATTAACGTCAACGGTGGCGCGATTGCGATGGGCCACCCACTAGGGGCAACGGGCGCGATGCTGACGGGGACGCTGGTCGACGAGCTGCATCGCCGCGGCCTGCGCTACGGTGTCGTAACGCTTTGCATCGGTGCTGGGATGGGTATTGCCACTGTATTTGAACGTCAATAAGAGAGGGGGGATCCTCATGAGTGATATTCGCTTTGATAAAGATCAGCATGGCATCG comes from the Deltaproteobacteria bacterium genome and includes:
- a CDS encoding acetyl-CoA C-acetyltransferase, giving the protein MSRTAYIYDAIRTPRGKGKSDGKLYELKPISLLSQQLEALRHRNNLPTNRVSDIVTGCVTAVGEQGMNIAKAAALHAQWDTGVAGVTINRFCASGLEAINLAAAKVMSGFEDLVVAGGVESMSRVTMGADGGPWAQDPETNRIAGFAPQGIGADLIATMDGFSREQVDEFALRSHQKAASARSQKLFAASQVPVVDQNGLVILDQDETIRPDTSVAALSQLKASFTKIGDLGFDGVAYHRYPGVEKIHHVHTAGNSSGISDGAAAVLIGSKSIGDELGLKPKARIVASAVVGSEPTIMLTGPVPATMLALKRANLSIKDIDLFEVNEAFASVVLKFQKDTGVPWDKINVNGGAIAMGHPLGATGAMLTGTLVDELHRRGLRYGVVTLCIGAGMGIATVFERQ
- a CDS encoding DUF2236 domain-containing protein codes for the protein MAQPSYLKMDPVRDHETIVKWMVVDTWAFDLVRSIELALLKTFSVPSIAKILVDSREFLDHTQKRYDDTDLLLSMFIERGYTSVEGREAIRRINRMHAVHPITNDQMLYVLSTFVIDPIIWMSSYGWRPLMPVEEQALFHFWIAVGKLMGITDLFTDLEAMRAYHTRYEAECMVYSDNNLMLYKGVVPTVARNLPFPLSILTAKLLPAIMSPRMCAAFGITPAGKFIRLIVEYALRTRGRIDQLLPRKPHWRLAMKRRTYPNGFTIKELGVSNRPKLASCPVRHIHRPTQDHTADLSA
- a CDS encoding sugar nucleotide-binding protein, with protein sequence MNIVVAGGTGLVGRELLRQLTSRHDHNVTAIVRRSGALAPFTEVHEYPFAYDDPLAYQALELGTLPCDVLLIALGTTIREAGSQAAFRKVDLDYPVKLASAAAACNPKLIIGVVSSVGAARPSGFYLRTKHEMEQGLTALGVACVIARPSLLLGDRPERRLGEHLASKILPPLLNAVGRVGLAAKLTQYRPITASQVATALIREAVLKSPCGTVVIEGDEFYADRSAV